The stretch of DNA CACGCGTCAGGTCGAGTTCCCACAAACGACAACAGAAGCAGTCGTCTATCTTTTGCGAAATGCATCGGTTAGTTCGCTTGATTGGTGGATTGTCGAAAATCGTCAGAAAGTCGGCTTTGATGCGGCCCTGCCAGGGGCCGGTCTTATGATATATCATTACGACCAGGGAGCCGGCGCTCAGAATGACACGAATAGATATCTCGTAGCGCTCGAACAAGCCGATGGATTAAATGGACTAATTAACGGCAGTAGCGGCGATGCCGGTGATACCTGGCCGGGGTCAACCAATAAGAGAAACTTTACAAATTTCACTACCCCTAATTCCTCTACAAATATAGGCGGACTGACAACTCAGGTCGGCGTCTGGAATATTTCCAATTCTGGGCCGATCATGTACGCCGATCTTGACATCTCGTACTCAAGACCCTGGGTTGTTCTCTCAGGCGGCGATTCGATTAAGTTTTCCGATAATCTCCCGGGAGGTGACAACGATGGTATTTTCGAAGCTGGTGAAACGATTAAGTTTAATATGGGAGTGCTGAATCTGGCTAAAATCGCCTACGATACAAAGGTCACCTTGACCTGCGATAACCCCACGCTCACTTTCGGCGGCAATCCCGGAAAACTCGAAACATTTCTTAATCCTACATTCACCGACCCGATTCGGATGCACACACCGATTTCGATTGTTATTCCGGCGGACTTTCAATCCAAAGGAGTCAATTTTACCATTACGCTGAACAGCGACTCGGTTATCAGTCTCAGCAATGGCGATGGCCTATTTGTAACAACTTTCCAGTCAAAAGTTACACTTGGAGCGCCTCAGATTATGCTTGTTGACGACGACAACGCTGGAGGATTCCAGAGCAGATACACCGTAGTACTTGATAGGATGAATCTTCCTTACGCAATTTGGGACAAGAGTGTAAGAGGAACTCCACCCTCGGCAGAGCTTGCAAAATATAGTTCCGTTTTCTGGTTTACCGGCTCGCAAACAGCGGGCGGAACCCTGACAGCGGCTGATATAAGCGCGATCAAGCAACATATGGATGGCGGGGGCAATCTATGCCTGTCCAGCATGACTGTTCCTACTCAGTTGACTACCCTTGATTCAACATTCATGGAAACATATCTGAAGGCATCAGCTGGAAATTCACTGTTTGCCACTTACTTCTATGGTGTGCCCGGATTTGAGGTCAGTGACAGCAGCAGATATAATACGACCGGCGGTCATAATGGCACTCACCGCACTTTAACACCAATCAACGGTGGTCAGAGTCTGTTCACCCTCGGTACGAACGGTAGTAATACGTCGCTCGGTACATGTGGAGTGCTCTATGATGGCTCATACAAGTCGGTGTTTTTGAGCTTTGCGATTGAGCATCTGAGTGATGGCTCATTAAACTCTAAACCCAAAGATTCGCTGATAGCTCGGATTATTAACTTTTTCGGAAAGGGAACTGCAACGGGCATCGATGATGACCAACAGGCTGGACTTGTGCCCGCCGGATTCTCGTTGGCTCAAAATTATCCAAACCCCTTCAATCCAAGCACAACTATCGAGTATACAATTAACGGCAGCACAGGCTCGCGCATACAGCGGGTGACACTTGCGGTCTATAATCTCCTCGGACAGAATGTGCGCACATTGGTCGACCAGACTCAGGGGCCGGGAACGTATACTGTAACCTGGGATGGGAGCAATACCGAAGGGAGAGCTGTTTCAACCGGGCTTTACTTCTATCGACTTCAACGGGAAGGCGCAAGCGAGACCAAGAAGATGGTGCTCCTGAAATAGCCCGCCTCGCTCTCGCAAGATTTCTAAAAGCCGCTTTGTGAAAAAGCGGTTTTTTATTATCAGGCATAGCTAACGATCCTGTCGAAATATCGTTTTTTCGCCTCATAAGAGCGGTGAGATTATCCATTTACGCCGCTTGACGCCAGCTTTAAAATGCCCTTATATTACGGCCTATTATGTGTATGAACATGTTTATTTTGAGCAGATAAGGAATACTGATTTTATGTCAATCGATGTCATAGTTCCCCAGATGGGAGAATCGGTCCTTGAGGGGACCATCTTGGAATGGAAAGTTAA from Candidatus Zixiibacteriota bacterium encodes:
- a CDS encoding M6 family metalloprotease domain-containing protein; this translates as MNNPTRSLAAVAGIILCVLTAAAVNAVSPTDEAIAIWKAQGIYEQKIADWKAFKEAGGCAPGDHSLFSRERILAKMALGVDSVETVYVPVILVDFVDYKWNDSTYVLDGQTKLSTRVYGTPSMFESLLFSIKGSPESNPTGSMTDFYMENSNGKFFMIGEVHGWYTMDKPYSYYVGTNSGLGGTGSVLAREAIDSADTHGVDFSRYDNNNNNTVEGVIIVHAGPGAETGQWGIWSHKSGVTQNKDGMRFSQYTLNPEEYGGTISTMGVFAHEYGHVLGLPDLYDVGSNSNASGLGNWSLMSGGSWNQNGRVPAHFDGWCKWNLGFAKATILTQNTRQVEFPQTTTEAVVYLLRNASVSSLDWWIVENRQKVGFDAALPGAGLMIYHYDQGAGAQNDTNRYLVALEQADGLNGLINGSSGDAGDTWPGSTNKRNFTNFTTPNSSTNIGGLTTQVGVWNISNSGPIMYADLDISYSRPWVVLSGGDSIKFSDNLPGGDNDGIFEAGETIKFNMGVLNLAKIAYDTKVTLTCDNPTLTFGGNPGKLETFLNPTFTDPIRMHTPISIVIPADFQSKGVNFTITLNSDSVISLSNGDGLFVTTFQSKVTLGAPQIMLVDDDNAGGFQSRYTVVLDRMNLPYAIWDKSVRGTPPSAELAKYSSVFWFTGSQTAGGTLTAADISAIKQHMDGGGNLCLSSMTVPTQLTTLDSTFMETYLKASAGNSLFATYFYGVPGFEVSDSSRYNTTGGHNGTHRTLTPINGGQSLFTLGTNGSNTSLGTCGVLYDGSYKSVFLSFAIEHLSDGSLNSKPKDSLIARIINFFGKGTATGIDDDQQAGLVPAGFSLAQNYPNPFNPSTTIEYTINGSTGSRIQRVTLAVYNLLGQNVRTLVDQTQGPGTYTVTWDGSNTEGRAVSTGLYFYRLQREGASETKKMVLLK